In a genomic window of uncultured Flavobacterium sp.:
- a CDS encoding bifunctional oligoribonuclease/PAP phosphatase NrnA encodes MKIQDIQAIQLLLATPKKIAIIPHRGPDGDAMGSTLALYHFLQKNNHQATVIAPNDFPDFLAWLPGSETVKIFEKDTENCTKILEEAELIFTLDFNAFHRTGEMEHTLAKLTAPFIMIDHHQKPDDYAAFMYSDTTFGSTCEMIYNFISFLGKKEDLDKTIATCIYTGILTDSGSFRFPGTTGNTHRIIAELIDLGVENTQIPVLLFDNSSYSRLQLLGRALQNMKVFEEHKTSYTSLTQAELDSFNYVKGDTEGIVNYGLSIKGILFTAIFIENKDEKIIKISFRSQGGFDVNQFARDHFNGGGHSNAAGGRSDVSMEETLTKFENLVTKLNI; translated from the coding sequence ATGAAAATACAAGATATTCAAGCGATACAATTATTACTCGCAACCCCAAAGAAAATCGCCATAATTCCGCATAGAGGTCCTGATGGAGACGCTATGGGCTCGACCTTAGCATTATATCATTTTTTACAAAAAAATAATCATCAGGCAACTGTAATTGCACCGAACGATTTTCCTGATTTTCTAGCTTGGTTACCAGGCTCAGAAACTGTAAAAATATTTGAAAAAGATACTGAAAACTGCACCAAAATATTAGAAGAAGCTGAGCTTATTTTTACGCTCGACTTTAATGCTTTTCATCGTACAGGCGAAATGGAACACACTTTAGCAAAGCTAACGGCTCCATTTATCATGATTGATCATCATCAAAAACCTGATGATTATGCTGCTTTTATGTATTCTGATACTACATTTGGGTCAACTTGCGAAATGATTTATAACTTCATTTCGTTTTTAGGCAAAAAAGAAGATCTGGACAAAACAATTGCAACGTGTATTTATACAGGAATTTTGACTGATTCAGGTTCGTTTCGTTTTCCGGGAACAACAGGAAATACGCACCGAATCATTGCTGAATTAATTGATTTAGGAGTTGAAAATACTCAAATTCCGGTTTTATTATTTGATAATAGTTCTTACAGCCGTTTGCAATTATTAGGTCGTGCTTTGCAAAACATGAAAGTTTTTGAAGAGCATAAAACCTCTTATACTTCGCTTACTCAAGCTGAGTTGGATTCTTTTAATTATGTAAAAGGTGACACTGAAGGAATCGTAAATTATGGTTTAAGTATAAAAGGTATTCTTTTTACTGCTATTTTTATCGAAAATAAAGACGAGAAAATCATCAAAATCTCTTTCCGTTCGCAAGGAGGATTTGATGTGAACCAGTTTGCGAGAGATCATTTTAACGGAGGCGGACATAGCAATGCTGCCGGCGGAAGATCTGATGTTTCGATGGAAGAAACTTTGACAAAATTTGAAAATTTAGTAACCAAACTAAACATATAA
- the gldI gene encoding gliding motility-associated peptidyl-prolyl isomerase GldI — protein sequence MNYLKTSIYTLLFAVLLVGCKQHEDARRPISRTSGTFMKKSVDRNKKIIANEEEVIKKIIKSNPKTKYFATRKGYWFSYDEKNETDLATPRKGDIAYFNLEVKDIKGNIIYSEADLGPQTYYVDKQDIMMGLRDGIKLMHKNETVTFLFPSHIAYGYHGDNKKIGTNQSLICTVTLRNFVPDPAAAKTGTPAGQTTAAQTAGGQTPPPAIPKPLAVKPAPKAKKDTINP from the coding sequence ATGAACTACCTAAAAACAAGCATTTACACCCTACTTTTTGCTGTTTTACTGGTTGGCTGTAAACAGCATGAAGATGCGAGAAGACCTATTTCAAGGACTTCGGGAACTTTCATGAAAAAATCAGTTGATCGTAACAAAAAAATAATTGCGAATGAAGAAGAGGTTATCAAAAAAATAATCAAAAGCAATCCTAAAACTAAATATTTTGCTACCAGAAAAGGATATTGGTTTTCTTATGATGAAAAAAATGAAACCGATCTTGCAACACCTAGAAAAGGTGATATCGCTTATTTTAATTTGGAAGTAAAAGATATAAAAGGCAATATTATTTATTCTGAAGCTGATCTTGGACCGCAAACTTATTATGTAGACAAACAAGATATCATGATGGGATTGCGCGATGGTATTAAACTGATGCACAAAAACGAAACGGTAACTTTCTTATTTCCATCGCATATTGCTTACGGATATCATGGAGACAATAAAAAAATTGGTACTAATCAATCCTTAATTTGCACAGTTACACTTAGAAATTTTGTACCGGATCCTGCAGCGGCAAAAACAGGAACTCCGGCAGGACAAACTACTGCTGCGCAAACTGCAGGAGGACAAACTCCACCGCCTGCTATACCAAAACCATTAGCCGTAAAACCAGCACCTAAAGCTAAAAAAGATACAATAAACCCATAA
- a CDS encoding rhomboid family intramembrane serine protease → MAFGFPASFSQLTPLNNLPPSTFILKAIIICQKLNWSLISIDENEIIAVSKNNKNTWNETISIAFEEEATAIITSSSNGNQFYDCGRNKKNTDSFLELYFEELKNISNINLDKDAFLEDLKIEQKNLLSVKETEQNITSFYSFFSIFIPTKNYVITPILIYLNILYFLIMLFSGVHFFSPEIQEIIDWGGNQGPLTSENQWWRLLSACFVPFNFFHLVVSTVALAYVGLLLESYLTKWGFLITYLFCGIIGNLSSLYWDKDVVSAGASGAIFGLYGILFIALIFRTLKKKINIISIFPIVFLVLLIVCFSFTDTINYAQPIGGFSTGILFGLILFAFGKKRNYAVAFITSTATIAIVFLYFNFRSSQVYIYQVMEYEKRMQEFTDMENMALEAYSVQYGNSYSENKESTLYLIKDRGIYYWNECITLITELDKLYLPKEIHEQNQRFIEYCKLRISLYELAYQKILESSSAYDEKMLELNFKIASVMNKINKARAKN, encoded by the coding sequence ATGGCTTTCGGATTTCCTGCTTCCTTTTCTCAACTAACGCCTTTAAACAATTTACCTCCATCAACATTTATTCTGAAAGCAATAATTATCTGCCAAAAACTAAATTGGAGTTTAATTAGTATTGATGAAAACGAAATTATTGCAGTTTCAAAAAATAATAAAAACACTTGGAACGAAACTATTTCTATTGCTTTTGAAGAAGAAGCAACTGCCATAATTACAAGTTCGTCAAATGGAAATCAATTTTATGATTGTGGCAGAAATAAAAAAAATACTGATTCTTTTTTAGAACTTTATTTCGAAGAATTAAAAAATATTTCAAATATAAATTTGGATAAAGATGCTTTTCTTGAAGATCTTAAAATTGAGCAGAAAAACCTTTTATCTGTTAAAGAAACGGAACAAAATATCACTTCATTTTATTCTTTTTTCTCCATTTTTATTCCGACTAAAAACTATGTCATTACTCCAATTTTAATCTATTTAAATATTCTGTATTTTCTGATTATGTTATTTTCCGGAGTTCATTTCTTTTCTCCAGAAATTCAGGAAATAATTGATTGGGGAGGAAATCAAGGTCCGTTGACTAGTGAAAATCAATGGTGGCGATTACTTTCTGCGTGCTTTGTTCCTTTTAATTTCTTTCATCTTGTAGTTAGTACTGTTGCTTTAGCTTATGTTGGCTTGCTTTTAGAATCTTATTTAACGAAATGGGGATTTCTTATTACGTATTTATTTTGCGGTATAATTGGCAATTTAAGCAGTTTATATTGGGATAAAGATGTTGTAAGTGCTGGCGCATCTGGCGCTATTTTTGGTTTGTACGGGATTTTATTTATTGCGCTTATTTTTAGAACTTTAAAAAAGAAAATAAACATTATATCAATATTCCCAATTGTGTTTTTAGTTCTTTTAATTGTTTGCTTCAGTTTTACTGATACCATTAATTATGCACAACCGATTGGCGGATTTTCAACTGGAATTTTATTTGGTTTAATCCTTTTTGCTTTTGGAAAAAAACGAAATTACGCAGTAGCTTTTATCACTTCTACGGCTACAATTGCAATTGTTTTTTTATACTTCAACTTCAGAAGTTCTCAGGTTTATATTTATCAGGTTATGGAATATGAAAAAAGGATGCAGGAATTCACCGATATGGAAAACATGGCTTTGGAAGCTTATAGTGTTCAATATGGTAATTCATATTCTGAAAATAAAGAAAGCACCTTATATTTAATCAAAGATCGCGGTATTTATTATTGGAATGAATGTATCACTTTGATAACAGAACTTGATAAATTATATCTTCCAAAAGAAATTCATGAACAAAATCAAAGATTTATAGAATATTGCAAATTGAGAATTAGTTTATATGAATTGGCTTATCAAAAGATCCTTGAAAGCAGCAGCGCTTATGATGAAAAAATGCTTGAACTTAACTTTAAGATTGCAAGTGTTATGAATAAAATCAATAAAGCAAGAGCCAAGAATTAA